The following is a genomic window from Planctomycetota bacterium.
CATAACCCCCAGCCGGGGGATATCCACGCCGACCGAGATCATGTTGGTCGCCAAGACGCAGTCTACGCTCCCGTCTTCACGATGCGCACACTCCAGCCGGCGGCGGGCCTCCGCCACCTTGTGGGTGGGAACACGCGACGTCAGTTCCAATACCTCCGAAAGGTTCCTGCGATCGCTGAAAAGGCCTGGGTCCCCCCCGAGCCGTCGCCTCAGGCCGTAAGTTTGGATCGTGTTCTGAATCTGCTCCTCGATGACTCTGCGGGACCCGCCCAGTTCCCGGAGGCTGTTGAAATACCCCACCACCGTCATGTAGGGATCCGCCGGGTTCTCCTTCCTGGAGATCACGCCCGCCTGCCGGTACAGGCGCTCGGCCGCCCCAAGGAGCGCCAGCCACACTCGACGCATGACCTCCTTCGAGCTCTGCCCCGCCGCCGCCACTCCGAGATAGAACCGGCCGGCGACCGAAGCCAAGGGTTGCACGCGGGCAAAAAAGGAGTCCCGCCGGTCCGGTCCGGGAGGCGGGAAGATCTGCGTTGTTCCCCGACCGAACAGGGCTTGAACCTGATCCTGGGCCTGACGAACCGTGGCCGTCGAAGCCACGATTTTCGGACGGACCGTCCGGTCGCCGATCTTCCGGATACAAAGCCCTTCGATGGCGGTCTCGTAGAGGCCTGCCAGAGTTCCCAACGGTCCCGAGACGAGATGCAGCTCGTCCTGAATCACCAGGTCCGGCGGAGGCAGCGAATCCGGCAGCGGATTGCCCCTCCCGGGCTCCGCGGGCCCATAAAAACCCTCGTTGTCGTGCCGGTCGGCCCCGCCCAGCAGAACGCCGCAGGGACCCACCCAGGGGAGCGAGGCGAATTTGTCCACCGTGGCGATCAGGAACGCCGGGAGCCGCCGGTAGATGGACTCGTCCACCGCCACAATCGGCAACGGGCGGTCGCGCGTGAAATCGCAGTCCGGGTTGGCGCAAACCACCCTGAGGTTGCGGGGTTCGTCTTCGTCCGGCTCGAGATCAAAGGATTCAGGCTGGAAGCGGGTCCCGCACCAAGGGCAGGCTTCGAGAGGGATAGGTGGGGGATTGCCCTTGGGGTTTTTCTTGTACCGTTGGGTCTTGCTCCGGGCCGTATCCTGGCGGTTGTCCCCCTTGCGCCCCATGATATTGGGCGTGGCCGCCTTGCCGACCCACAGGCCGATCTCGAAAGGCCATGTCCCATACCGCGCCTCCTGGCCCCGCCGCTCCATCTCGAGCGCGCAAACCAAGCCCGACGCCCGCATAAGTTGATCGAGGGTCAAAAGCCGCAGGGTGTACCGCATGATGACGCTCACCCCGGCTCCGGCGCGGCCCTGGGCGGCCGGGTGTTTCAGCCTCCGGTAGACCATGGCAAAGGCCGCCAGGCCCAGGTAGGCCTCGGTCTTCCCGCCGCCGGTGGGGAAATAAAGGAGATCCACCGTCTCGCGGTTCCGATCTTTCGGATCGGCTAACCCGGACAGATTCAGAAGAATAAACGCCAGCTGATAGGGATACCACTTCGGAGGCCCCGACAGCTTTTCACCCAGTCTCTGATGGAGCGCCCGGGCCACGGCACGGTTGGCTGTTCGGAAGGCTTCCAGGACATCCGGATCCCGCGCCAGAAGATCGATCCCCTGCCCGATGCGCCGACAGGCGAAGGAAGCTCGCTCCAGGAGGACCTCGGCCGTCTCCCGGTGACGGCCTCCGAAGCTCCCAAGCTTCTTCCTCCAGCCGGCGATCCACTGTTCATATTGCCGGGTCAGCGAACGCAGGGCCGCCTCGGCGGCCGGACCGTCCTGCAGCGCTCCCAGCGCATCCATAGAGAGCTCAACCTCGGGCACCTGGCAAGCCGCGGTCTTGGGGACTTCGACCCCTGGGAGCCATGTCGTGCGAATCGCCCGACACGTCCCGTCCTCCTGAACTTCCCAGTCCGCCGAAACCCCGTGCCCCACGGCGAACTCCGGTGTATCGGCGTAGTGGAGGTCCGCCACCCTCTCGTCCCACCCGTCCGCCTTCAGACCCCTCGGATCGGAACGCGGCACGAGCGGCCGGTCGCTCGACACCTCCAGCGCGGCCTGGAAGATGTAGGAAAGGTCGGGATTTTCTTTATTGGGACTCCGGCGGTTAACCAGGAACACGGAAACCGACCGGCTTCCCGGAGCAATCCTGTCCGACAGATCCCCGCCGGCGATCTTGCGCTCCAGGACATGAAGCTGAAGGCCGCCGGAATCCGGAACGTCGTAGACGCGGTCCCCCTTCAACTCGACCCGGATCTTTTTTTCTCGAGGCCGCCGCTGCCAGGCCTTTTCTGTCTTCCCCTCAGGGCTCTGGATCTCCACCAGCTCGTAATCCCCCCAGCGCACGACCCCTTCGAACTCATGGGCCTCCGGCGGAACCAGGAAACTTAACCCCATCGAAGAGGGGAAATGCCCCCTCTTGGCCGCCCTGCGGTCCTCGGAGTTTTCTTCGGGGAGGCCCTCGTGTTCGAGAACCTCGTCCAGATCTTCATCCTCGCCGGGAGCGCAGCGCTCCTCCGGCGGCGTTCCGGTGGGAATCAGAAACCCGGTCAGATACCAGTTGGAAGGACGGATCCAATAGGGGAGCTTTTCCTCCGCCAGGGCGTGACCGCTCCAAGGGCCCACGAGATCGAGCCTCAGGGCCTCCACCAGACGTTGGCGCACCTCGAGAGAGCTCGAAGGAGAGCTGCCGTCGTTGCCTTTCGGGTTCATCAGGCTAATAATTCCGTTTCGAACGCATTAAATCCACGATTCCGTAACGCCGATTCGTTCGGCCCCGCTGGAACCTATAAGAGATCCGCTCCCATAACTTCCTGATCCGCATTGCGCTTGCGCCGATTGCGTCCGGGGCGTTCCCGGCGGGCCGCGCCGCTGAGGGCTTCCTCCCTCGCCCGGCGGGCGTTGAGTTCCAGCAGGCGCGCCAAGACCTCGTCCCGGATGTCGTCCGGCCACCGGTACCGGTAGGGTTTTTTCTTGTCGCCCCATTCCTCCTCGTCGATCTCGTAGTCGAGTAGGAATTCGTATCGGGTCGGGATGTCCGTCCAGCCGTAGGCATCGAGGACCGCGCGGTCCATGGCCGCGTGGAGTTCGCGGAGCCTGAGGATGTCCGCCTGGCGTTCGTTGGGATCGTGAAAGCGGTTATAGGTCTTGGTCAGCCCTTCGTTGTTCCGGATCATGAGAGCGGCGCGGAATTCGTAGCAGACCTTTCCGGCGGCCTCGAGAGCGGGACGAGTGTCCCACCTCTCCGGGAAGGGGAATGTCTCGAAACAATCCGAAGGTGTGTATCGAAGCCGATCTTCAAGGGACGAGGCAAAGAACCGCACCCACGTTTCGTGGACGCGCGACTGGAGCACGGCGAAGGGGCCGTAGGAGTCGAAGGGAAAGACGCAGAGAGTGTGCGCAAAAACCGCATTTGCGGATAGCAGGGCGAACGCCATGTGCGGCGCGGCACCACAATTCACAGCCAATACCCGCTCCAGCCCCGCGATGGCGGCGTATAATTCCTTCGCAAGAGACCCATATTGCCACCACATCCTGGCCCGCTTGCGACCGATTTCGTTCTTGGTCAGTTTGGCACGCTCGGGGCGCACCTTCTTCTCAATCATCGCCATTAAATCCGGCCATCGCCTGCGGCATTCCTCCTCACTCCTCTCTCCGAAGTTGATGACGTACCGATGATGCTCATGCGCAGGGTGGGTGTTCACCTCCTCCCCCCCGATGTAGGGGAAAATAACCTCCTTGTTTGCCGGATCCTTTTCGATCAGCCGGCGCATCTCGGCAATCGGCGTCGCGATCCCGTCCCTGTCGCTGTCGTCGAACGTGAACCCCATGCCGAGAACATAGCTTCCAACAAAACTTTTACCTGCATTTGCGGTCAACCTGACCGGGTCGTCATGACCGCCCCTGTGGAAGAGGTACGCCGTGATCTTCTCCACTTCCCGGCCGTCCAGCCGCCGCGGGCCCCGGAACTCGCCCTTCATGACATGGACGACGCTCACCACCACGGCCGCCAGCCCGGGCCACTTGAGCCGCCTCCGCGCGCAGAAGATCTCGCCCCCATTCCTGCAGATCCACCGGAGACCGCTCGAGCGAGTGTCCCCCTGACCGATCGTCTTGGTAGCAATGAGCCCGAAGGCGCCTCCCTGCCTAAGGAGGTTGAACGCGCGCCGGAAGAAATGGGCGACAAGATCCGCATTTCCGTGGCAGTCAGGATGGATCTCCTGAAGCCAATCCAGGTAATAGTCCGGATTTCCCGCGATGATCGTGTTCTTGCCCCCAAACGGCGGATTCCCCAAGATCGCGTCGAACCCGGGATTCTCCCGTTCGAAGACCTCCGGAAACTCGAGCTGCCAATGGAAGGGGACAAGCGCGGGATTTCGATGTTCCTCCAGCTTCAGCAGACACTCCTTGTCGTCCTCCTCCAGGGCTTTCTCCAGGGCATCGGCCAGCCTTTGACGGCTGGTGTTGCGCTCCTTGGGCTTTGGGGACGAAAAGAACCCCGACACCACCAGGTCCCCGATGAGCTTAAGTTCCGAAAGGGCTTCGTCCGCGTCCCGGAGCTTCGCGGACAGTTCCACTTCGTCCGCCTCCGAAGACCGCCGGATCTCGTCCCGAAGGTGACGGCATTCCCCGATCCGCTCCTCGATAAGCGGCGAGATAAGCCTTTTCTGCACCTCTCCTCCGGCCTTCCAGTGGAAGACCGAGATCTGATCCAATCCCAGCCCCACC
Proteins encoded in this region:
- the drmA gene encoding DISARM system helicase DrmA, translated to MNPKGNDGSSPSSSLEVRQRLVEALRLDLVGPWSGHALAEEKLPYWIRPSNWYLTGFLIPTGTPPEERCAPGEDEDLDEVLEHEGLPEENSEDRRAAKRGHFPSSMGLSFLVPPEAHEFEGVVRWGDYELVEIQSPEGKTEKAWQRRPREKKIRVELKGDRVYDVPDSGGLQLHVLERKIAGGDLSDRIAPGSRSVSVFLVNRRSPNKENPDLSYIFQAALEVSSDRPLVPRSDPRGLKADGWDERVADLHYADTPEFAVGHGVSADWEVQEDGTCRAIRTTWLPGVEVPKTAACQVPEVELSMDALGALQDGPAAEAALRSLTRQYEQWIAGWRKKLGSFGGRHRETAEVLLERASFACRRIGQGIDLLARDPDVLEAFRTANRAVARALHQRLGEKLSGPPKWYPYQLAFILLNLSGLADPKDRNRETVDLLYFPTGGGKTEAYLGLAAFAMVYRRLKHPAAQGRAGAGVSVIMRYTLRLLTLDQLMRASGLVCALEMERRGQEARYGTWPFEIGLWVGKAATPNIMGRKGDNRQDTARSKTQRYKKNPKGNPPPIPLEACPWCGTRFQPESFDLEPDEDEPRNLRVVCANPDCDFTRDRPLPIVAVDESIYRRLPAFLIATVDKFASLPWVGPCGVLLGGADRHDNEGFYGPAEPGRGNPLPDSLPPPDLVIQDELHLVSGPLGTLAGLYETAIEGLCIRKIGDRTVRPKIVASTATVRQAQDQVQALFGRGTTQIFPPPGPDRRDSFFARVQPLASVAGRFYLGVAAAGQSSKEVMRRVWLALLGAAERLYRQAGVISRKENPADPYMTVVGYFNSLRELGGSRRVIEEQIQNTIQTYGLRRRLGGDPGLFSDRRNLSEVLELTSRVPTHKVAEARRRLECAHREDGSVDCVLATNMISVGVDIPRLGVMVVHGQPKTCTEYIQATSRVGRDDSKPGLVVTILIPHKPRDRSHYERFRHYHETFYRSVEPGSVTPFSARALDRGLAGAMVALARHGVVELTPPDGAGKISEVRAAVERRLLEVFQERLRRQSLEEEEREERLQSVQSRIVDLLDSWITVSEDFRKSGVGIQYQQWEGKLAKALLRDPLEKDFESEHHRKFRVPRSLREVEPEVDLVLKDLRQ
- a CDS encoding DNA methyltransferase produces the protein MPLPEYNETLRPDFAVRDPDPEEKDSPWQLLVKVLEPNEDMDKAGRVGEGLDASPHSRMERLLRKTGVLAGLLVNGRYLRLISAPRGESSGWIDFRVKDMVQVAGRPICSALRLLLGESRLLTLPRAKRLAALLKESREYQNEVSERLAEQVLHALYELLRGFQTAHEQSGGRLLQDPLSRDPDEVYRGLLTVLLRMVFLFYAEEKEMLPRNETWQRYYSLGGLYQRLREDAALYPDTMDHRFGAWPQLLVLFRLIHEGAELGAERLPARHGTLFDPDRFPFLEGRRAGQNGPIAPPRVPDGTVYRTLEKLLVLDGERISYRALDVEQIGSVYQAMMGFRLEKAAGVSVAIRAPKKWGAPTTVDLEALLAVNPAKRVEWLQERADRRISERMKKGISEAKTLEDLHAALEPLIDKAATPDRVSKGAMVLQPSEERRRSGSHYTPRKLTEPIVRTTLEPILERLRGPDGRPPRPEQILDLKVCDPAMGSGAFLVEACRFLADALVESWHAHNQVPPIPPDEDEVIHARRLVAQNCLYGVDRNPVAVDLAKMSLWLATLAKDHAFTFLDHALRHGDSLVGLGLDQISVFHWKAGGEVQKRLISPLIEERIGECRHLRDEIRRSSEADEVELSAKLRDADEALSELKLIGDLVVSGFFSSPKPKERNTSRQRLADALEKALEEDDKECLLKLEEHRNPALVPFHWQLEFPEVFERENPGFDAILGNPPFGGKNTIIAGNPDYYLDWLQEIHPDCHGNADLVAHFFRRAFNLLRQGGAFGLIATKTIGQGDTRSSGLRWICRNGGEIFCARRRLKWPGLAAVVVSVVHVMKGEFRGPRRLDGREVEKITAYLFHRGGHDDPVRLTANAGKSFVGSYVLGMGFTFDDSDRDGIATPIAEMRRLIEKDPANKEVIFPYIGGEEVNTHPAHEHHRYVINFGERSEEECRRRWPDLMAMIEKKVRPERAKLTKNEIGRKRARMWWQYGSLAKELYAAIAGLERVLAVNCGAAPHMAFALLSANAVFAHTLCVFPFDSYGPFAVLQSRVHETWVRFFASSLEDRLRYTPSDCFETFPFPERWDTRPALEAAGKVCYEFRAALMIRNNEGLTKTYNRFHDPNERQADILRLRELHAAMDRAVLDAYGWTDIPTRYEFLLDYEIDEEEWGDKKKPYRYRWPDDIRDEVLARLLELNARRAREEALSGAARRERPGRNRRKRNADQEVMGADLL